atactataatattatattatagtatagtgTTATAAATAAATCCAGGCAAAATTGGATCAAAACAACTACAAAATCAACAAACCCAATTTATGAGTTTCAACCATCAAGGTCCTTCAATTGTGAATTTGACCCTTTCAATAACAAATATGTGAAAACAAGTATAAACACTATAATCCAAATGTCAAAGAACAACACCAAATGAATTtcaataataaaatatttcaaacacACACCAAAAATTCAGAGCTAAAAATTTGAACTCATACACATAAAGTTCCAATTTTTTTCTTCAGATCTGAAATTAGATCCACTACTTTGTAGTATTGCTCTATTGAATAATGGATAGAGACTCACCGAAAACTTTTTCCTACTTTATTTTCATAGCAACGATATATGGAAGAGAGAATTTAATAATAAAAGGAATTGCTATTGTTGGAAGAATATGAAGAGAAAATGAATTGATGTCgtaaaaggaagaaagagaaaATGGGGAGAAAAATAGGGGAACATATAAGTCAGCTTTAACTATAAAATTATAGAGGAAAAATGATAGGTAGGTCGGGTAATTAATATGGGTGGGGTAGGTGAATAttgtaaatattttcaaaatggGTAAAAGCGGGTAAATATTTTGATTTTCGTGGGTATATAGCGTAGTTTCCTCTTATGAAAATTCCTCAACTTTTAAAATGAGATTTGGAGGGGGGAGGCAGTGGTCCTTTCCCCAATTTCAGATCTGGGCTTTAAAGTCAAGGCCGTTAGTATACAGGCCCAATGGAATAACTCAACTTGAAATCGCTCCTGATCCGGCCACCTCCAAGTGAGCGCGCGAAGATGTTACTTTGCGGAGGCCATAGGTTCAATGTATTGGCGCCAATCCCATTCTCTTTTGGGactttcatcaaacaccttgcaACTTCAAAATGCTCAAAGCTTTCACTGAGCACAAAATCATTTACTACCGCCGCTAGCGCAAACGTCTTCAGCTCCTCCCGTTTTGAAGCTCTAAACTCCCGTCAAAAAGAACAAGTTCATCTCTACATCGATTCCCTCCTCGAATGGAACCAGGTTCCCCCTATTCTATTTCTGTTAATGTAAGCTTTGTACTTACCAAATTATATGTATTTAGAGAATCTTTTTTTTTCTAGCAGAGAATGAATCTGACTGCCGTAAGGGAGGAGAGTGAGGTCATGGAAAGGCATGTTGAAGACTCGCTTTCAATAATAGATCCAATTCGGACTTCGTATCTCTCACATTGTGGAGCTTCATCAGAGAATCTCAATCTCGTCGATGTTGGAAGTGGTGCGGGGCTTCCTGGAGTAATTTTGGCCATTGCTTGCCCTGGTAACTATTCGCATTTTTTCTTCACAACGCTCAAGGAACAACatctcaaaatatttaaaaaaagataaagaaaataagATTTAAAAATTGCCTTTGTAGAATGTGTTGCATTTCTTATATTTACTTCTTTGGTACTAAACAAGAAACAAAGGAAAGTAAAAGAGTTGATCATCAAATGGAGAAATAAAAAATGTGAAATTTCATTTTTAAATGGAATGAGCAGCTCTTATTGCTTGAGTAGTTTGTTAAGAGATTGAGTTACATATAGTCTCTCTCTAAATGTTAAGGTTTACCTTTTTAAATTCATCTCATTCTATTCTTGCCATatttttctctctaattttctttttttatcgtTGTTGAACTTCAGTATGGTAGCTCAATGAAGTTGTCTATGCAGGTTGGAAAGTGACGCTTCTGGAGTCTATGAACAAGCGTTGTTCCTTCCTGGAGCATGTGGTAAGTCAGATAGGTCTATCAAATGTTCGAGTTAAAAGAGAAAGAGCTGAGGTTAGTCAAACTCTAGTCTGATTTTGCATGTCTTTTTAGTTATTCTTTTAGTCAAAAAAAATTCTTCCTTTAGTCAATGTGTAAGATGTTTTGGTCCATATTGAATATGGAGTGGCATTGCTGCAAAGTAAGCCTTATACATTCTACCAAGGTCACATTTATTTTGTTTTCCTGAAACCAGATGAGAGTTAAGTTCCATGGGCTTGGTTTAATTTTTACGTTCTTCAACCCCAACCTCTAGTTTCTCTTTAAAAATATGTTTTAAAAAGTACCGGAAATATATTATCTTTGACAAATTTGAGTATTTCCTATTTTCCCTGATTATTTTTCTTGTACAACACAGTAGGAGCTAGTGATCCATCACTTAGCTTCCTTAATACTGTAGCTTATCTGAGTGGTTAAACTTTAGAGAAGTAATGTATGATTTATTCTTCCGGTGACTATCAAGTTTACCAAATCAATTTTTCTGTTCTTGCTCTTTACAACTTgttttggatggttgttacctattgtattgtatcgtattgttactttaaatacaatgtttgttttgattgttatttaaattttattgtatcgtatcgttaaatccatcGTTTCGTAATGACGAAAAGTGCCACTTTACGGAACGATGAATTTGGTGTGGTGAcgtcattttcttgcttttttctctaacaacaatccaaacaagctgttaggaGCTGGGATCTCAGATGAACTAAATTGATAACAGCTCTCCTTAAATTAGGCCGTGCACAGTACGATAGGCTGAATTGTGGTATAATTGAAGATTTTCTGCGTGCCTCCTTATGCCAAAATAATCAATCTAGAGTCCATTCTTTTGTGCAGTCGCATATGTTCCGTTGTCTAGTGAGAATTTCTGATGTTTTTATCTCCTTGTGTACAATACTTATTATATCAATGTCTCTGGAGGGAAGTTTTACGTTCATGCTCTTTCTGCTAGTAATGCATGCCCTTATTTGATGTTTTACTCTGTGATGCATAACAAATTAAAATTTCTGCAATTTGATACCTGTTGTTCCTCCTAAGATATACTAGTATCATCTTTTTGAATTTCTTCTGGTAGTACAGTTTAAAGATATTCACTTAATTTGTGGACATGATGCACATTCTGAACATTGGAATAGGACAGAAGTTAGGACAAGACATCAGCTTCAGAGAGTCTTTTGATGTTGCAGTTGCTAGAGCAGTTGCAGAAATGAGAATTTTAGGTAAACAGAGACAagttttctttcttcctttgTGTTTTATGTTCTTTAATATTCCTTGAGATGGTTATGTGTTTATGCCATTTTGCAGCTGAGTATTGCCTTCCTCTAGTCCGGACTGGTGGTATCTTTGTAGCTGCAAAAGGTCATGATCCTCAGGTCTGTCTCTCTTATGATGCATAATAGTATTTTAAGCTACTTTGCCTGAGAATATGAGCAGAAGGCTTAGCCTTTCTGCTGTAGTTAAATAATGTGTTGTTATTACTCCACTACTCTTAGAATTACTTAGAATGGGAAGCAATTATCCCCACTTGTCAGTTCTGAGTCGTAAGATTATCATAGCTACGAATCTAAGGTCTAGAGGAGAGGTTTCAGATGGTAGACATGATGGATTGCGGTATAAAGAATTTGGCTTTATTTGGAGAATCCTAGGATAAGAGAGTACTTTTTTGGCACATATTCTACTTTCATCAAACACATTCTATCTTGTGGGTGCTCCTGTAGTTTCTATCTTTCTTTCTTGTTCTACTAATTGGTAGTTCTGTGTGTGCATGTCAAATATCAGAGTCTATATTCATTAGAGTTCAACTGGTGTTGGTCCCTAACACAACACACTTCTGTTAGCAAGTCCAGAAATTTAGAGACCTTTAAGTCCATCAGAAGACATCCATTCCTAATATGTCGAACCTGTtgattgtttggttaatttacaAATCGATATATCATATCATGCATTATATGCTGAACAAAATTTTCAGTACACGCTATATTTCACTTATCTTAAGTCCAGTTTTGGCCTCCAAATAGGCAAGAATAAATGCTCAATCTACCAAAATGCATAACACTACGCTCGAgggataaaaaaatattttttttccttaaaacCTAGAGCGGATTTGCGGTTGCAATCTACTGAAAATGCAATATGAGTATCATTGAATAAAAGTAACCCGATATAAATTTGTGTAACCCGATATAAATTTGTCGGATGTAAGATGATTTGCATAAGATCGGAGAAGAGAAACTATTGACATATAATTGCAATAGCCGCTCTCAACTTTCAAACTCATTGACAGGAGGAAGTACAAAGTGCAGAGAGAGCAATACAACTGATGGGAGCCTCTCTATTGGAAATTCGGTGTGGTATTATTCTCTTTGACGTCTTTACATAGTAGTTACATAAGGATGTGGCAGTAGTTTGCACTTTTCACTGGTTCAAAGATTTGTGAATTATCATGTAATTATGTGATAAAACAATCTTCTTAAAAGAATTATAAGACCTTGATAATGGCAGATGAATTTCTGTTGAAAGAAAGTGAATTATTTCTGACTTCCTGTGATTTTTGGGATTCCAGATCCGCATCTTCCTGTTtctgagaattttttttttaaaagtccaGGCCTTCCTCAGCCTGAAGGATCAATTATAAGCAGTATTACACATCTTCTTAATTTTAACTTTGAAAGTGAAGACATCAGATATCTTGCTGTTTTTCCACAGTATGTTTGGTCCTGCTCTTACACTTGATTGACCTAGGTTAACTTGCTTTGAGTAGGTCTCCAGATGGTAGTTACATTTTAAATTGTCCTCTCATTTTTGGCCTTCACTTCGTTCATTTGGTTGTTTATTTTGTAATACAGTTGATTCCCACAGTAAACATGGACAGAGAACTGCAATAATTTGTTTGAAAGATAAACCTACCCCCAAGAAATATCCTCGAGATCCAGGAACTCCAGCAAAGGTTCCACTTTGAGAGAAACAGCCATATCTCCTTATCTCCCTATTGTACAGCTAATGTATGATAGAGGGAAATTTGTATTTCAGTATCCTTTCTCTCGAGTTTAGAAGCAGAAACACTGTAATCAAAGATGG
This DNA window, taken from Nicotiana tabacum cultivar K326 chromosome 4, ASM71507v2, whole genome shotgun sequence, encodes the following:
- the LOC107793570 gene encoding uncharacterized protein LOC107793570 isoform X3, with product MLLCGGHRFNVLAPIPFSFGTFIKHLATSKCSKLSLSTKSFTTAASANVFSSSRFEALNSRQKEQVHLYIDSLLEWNQRMNLTAVREESEVMERHVEDSLSIIDPIRTSYLSHCGASSENLNLVDVGSGAGLPGVILAIACPGWKVTLLESMNKRCSFLEHVVSQIGLSNVRVKRERAEKLGQDISFRESFDVAVARAVAEMRILAEYCLPLVRTGGIFVAAKGHDPQLIPTVNMDRELQ
- the LOC107793570 gene encoding uncharacterized protein LOC107793570 isoform X2, with the translated sequence MLLCGGHRFNVLAPIPFSFGTFIKHLATSKCSKLSLSTKSFTTAASANVFSSSRFEALNSRQKEQVHLYIDSLLEWNQRMNLTAVREESEVMERHVEDSLSIIDPIRTSYLSHCGASSENLNLVDVGSGAGLPGVILAIACPGWKVTLLESMNKRCSFLEHVVSQIGLSNVRVKRERAEKLGQDISFRESFDVAVARAVAEMRILAEYCLPLVRTGGIFVAAKGHDPQEEVQSAERAIQLMGASLLEIR
- the LOC107793570 gene encoding uncharacterized protein LOC107793570 isoform X1 gives rise to the protein MLLCGGHRFNVLAPIPFSFGTFIKHLATSKCSKLSLSTKSFTTAASANVFSSSRFEALNSRQKEQVHLYIDSLLEWNQRMNLTAVREESEVMERHVEDSLSIIDPIRTSYLSHCGASSENLNLVDVGSGAGLPGVILAIACPGWKVTLLESMNKRCSFLEHVVSQIGLSNVRVKRERAEKLGQDISFRESFDVAVARAVAEMRILAEYCLPLVRTGGIFVAAKGHDPQEEVQSAERAIQLMGASLLEIRCVDSHSKHGQRTAIICLKDKPTPKKYPRDPGTPAKVPL